One Rhizobium sp. NRK18 genomic window carries:
- a CDS encoding class I SAM-dependent methyltransferase yields the protein MDEADRIIGLYERHALAFDRQRGRRFFEKPWLDRFTGPLSPGASILDIGCGSGEPMAAALVASGFAVTGVDSSKTLIGLCKVRMPSAEWIEADMRRLALGRRFQGLMAWHSFFHLAADDQRAMFPVFAAHAAPGARLVFTSGPKAGIAMGEFEGEPLYHDSLAPEEYRRLLAESGFAVVSFAPEDPACGGATIWLAQAA from the coding sequence ATGGACGAGGCCGATCGCATCATCGGCCTTTACGAGCGCCATGCCCTTGCCTTTGACCGTCAGCGCGGCCGCCGCTTCTTTGAAAAGCCCTGGCTCGATCGGTTCACCGGGCCCCTGTCGCCGGGTGCATCCATTCTCGACATTGGCTGCGGTTCGGGAGAGCCGATGGCTGCCGCGCTCGTGGCCTCCGGCTTTGCTGTCACCGGCGTCGACAGTTCAAAGACGCTGATTGGTCTTTGCAAGGTGCGCATGCCGTCTGCGGAATGGATCGAAGCCGATATGCGTCGGCTCGCGCTCGGCCGCCGCTTCCAAGGCCTCATGGCGTGGCACAGTTTCTTTCATCTGGCAGCCGACGACCAGCGCGCGATGTTCCCGGTCTTTGCCGCGCATGCGGCGCCGGGCGCGCGGCTGGTGTTCACCTCGGGCCCCAAGGCCGGGATCGCCATGGGCGAGTTCGAAGGCGAACCGCTCTATCACGACAGCCTGGCGCCGGAGGAGTACCGCCGCCTTCTGGCCGAAAGCGGCTTTGCGGTCGTCAGCTTCGCGCCCGAAGATCCGGCCTGCGGCGGTGCCACCATATGGCTGGCGCAGGCCGCATAA
- a CDS encoding glutathione S-transferase C-terminal domain-containing protein, translating into MDRVSPFPISTRWPAQNPRIIQLYSVPTPNGVKVSIALEELGLPYEPHFVSFSENEQKSAEFLSLNPNGKIPAMIDPDGPDGDPVGLFESGAILIYLAEKTGRLMPNEPIGRYETIQWVFFQVGGVGPMFGQFGHFFKFAADKIAGNPYPVERYRDETRRLLGVLEERLQGRSWLMGDEYTIADIATFPWVRGLDVFYKAGDILGLEEFTAVRDWVARASSRPASIAGLDVPKRK; encoded by the coding sequence ATGGACAGAGTTTCACCGTTTCCCATTTCCACCCGCTGGCCGGCGCAAAATCCCCGGATCATTCAGCTTTATTCCGTGCCGACGCCCAATGGCGTGAAGGTTTCCATCGCTCTCGAAGAGCTCGGTCTGCCCTATGAGCCGCATTTCGTATCGTTCTCGGAAAACGAGCAGAAGTCGGCGGAATTCCTGTCGCTCAATCCGAACGGCAAGATCCCGGCAATGATCGACCCGGATGGACCGGACGGCGACCCGGTGGGCCTGTTCGAATCCGGCGCCATTCTGATCTACCTTGCGGAGAAGACCGGACGGCTGATGCCGAACGAACCGATCGGCCGCTACGAGACGATCCAGTGGGTGTTTTTCCAGGTTGGCGGCGTCGGCCCGATGTTCGGGCAGTTCGGACACTTCTTCAAGTTTGCCGCCGACAAGATTGCCGGAAACCCCTATCCGGTGGAGCGCTACCGCGATGAAACCCGCAGGCTCCTCGGCGTGCTGGAAGAGCGCCTGCAGGGGCGGTCGTGGCTGATGGGAGACGAATACACCATTGCCGACATCGCCACCTTCCCCTGGGTGCGCGGTCTCGATGTCTTCTACAAGGCTGGTGATATCCTGGGCCTCGAGGAATTCACCGCTGTCCGCGATTGGGTGGCGCGGGCATCGAGCCGGCCGGCAAGCATCGCCGGTCTGGATGTTCCGAAGCGGAAATGA
- the groL gene encoding chaperonin GroEL (60 kDa chaperone family; promotes refolding of misfolded polypeptides especially under stressful conditions; forms two stacked rings of heptamers to form a barrel-shaped 14mer; ends can be capped by GroES; misfolded proteins enter the barrel where they are refolded when GroES binds) yields MAAKEIKFGRTAREKMLHGVDVLADAVKVTLGPKGRNVIIDKSFGAPRITKDGVSVAKEIELEDKFENMGAQMVREVASKTNDIAGDGTTTATVLAQAIVREGNKAVAAGMNPMDLKRGIDLAVAEVVKDLAAKAKKISTSEEVAQVGTISANGDTQVGKDIAEAMQKVGNEGVITVEEAKTAETELEVVEGMQFDRGYLSPYFVTNPEKMVADLEDAYVLLHEKKLSNLQAMLPVLEAVVQTGKPLVIIAEDVEGEALATLVVNKLRGGLKIAAVKAPGFGDRRKAMLEDIAILTGGTVISEDLGIKLESVTLDMLGRAKKVSITKENTTIVDGAGQKSDIEGRVAQIKAQIEETTSDYDREKLQERLAKLAGGVAVIRVGGSTEIEVKERKDRIDDALNATRAAVQEGIVPGGGTALLRSSTKITVKGVNDDQEAGINIVRRALQSLVRQIATNAGDEASIVVGKILDKNEENFGYNAQTSEYGDMIAMGIVDPVKVVRTALQNAASVASLLITTEAMIAELPKKEAAGGMPDMGGMGGMGGMM; encoded by the coding sequence ATGGCTGCTAAAGAAATCAAGTTTGGCCGCACCGCGCGCGAAAAGATGCTGCACGGCGTCGACGTCCTCGCAGATGCAGTGAAGGTAACCCTCGGCCCGAAGGGTCGTAACGTCATCATCGACAAGTCCTTCGGCGCTCCGCGCATCACCAAGGACGGCGTATCGGTCGCCAAGGAAATCGAACTGGAAGACAAGTTCGAGAACATGGGCGCCCAGATGGTCCGCGAAGTCGCTTCGAAGACCAACGACATCGCCGGTGACGGCACCACGACCGCGACCGTTCTGGCCCAGGCCATCGTTCGCGAAGGCAACAAGGCCGTTGCCGCCGGCATGAACCCGATGGACCTGAAGCGCGGCATCGACCTCGCCGTTGCAGAAGTCGTCAAGGACCTCGCCGCCAAGGCCAAGAAGATCTCGACTTCCGAGGAAGTTGCCCAGGTCGGCACGATCTCCGCCAACGGCGACACGCAGGTCGGCAAGGACATTGCCGAAGCCATGCAGAAGGTCGGCAACGAAGGCGTCATCACCGTCGAAGAAGCCAAGACCGCCGAAACCGAACTCGAAGTCGTCGAAGGCATGCAGTTCGACCGCGGCTACCTGTCGCCCTACTTCGTGACCAACCCGGAAAAGATGGTCGCTGACCTGGAAGACGCCTACGTCCTCCTGCACGAGAAGAAGCTTTCGAACCTCCAGGCCATGCTGCCGGTGCTCGAAGCCGTCGTACAGACCGGCAAGCCGCTCGTCATCATCGCTGAAGACGTCGAAGGCGAAGCTCTCGCAACGCTCGTCGTCAACAAGCTGCGTGGCGGCCTGAAGATCGCTGCCGTCAAGGCTCCGGGCTTCGGCGATCGCCGCAAGGCCATGCTCGAAGACATCGCCATCCTGACCGGCGGCACTGTCATCTCCGAAGATCTCGGCATCAAGCTGGAGTCTGTCACCCTCGACATGCTCGGCCGCGCCAAGAAGGTCTCGATCACCAAGGAAAACACCACGATCGTCGACGGTGCCGGCCAGAAGTCGGACATCGAAGGCCGGGTTGCCCAGATCAAGGCCCAGATCGAAGAAACCACTTCTGACTACGACCGCGAAAAGCTGCAGGAACGTCTTGCCAAGCTCGCTGGCGGCGTTGCCGTGATCCGCGTCGGCGGCTCCACGGAAATCGAAGTCAAGGAGCGCAAGGACCGCATCGACGACGCGCTGAACGCAACGCGCGCAGCCGTTCAGGAAGGCATCGTCCCCGGTGGCGGTACCGCTCTGCTGCGTTCCTCGACGAAGATCACGGTCAAGGGTGTAAACGACGACCAGGAAGCCGGCATCAACATCGTTCGCCGCGCCCTGCAGTCGCTGGTTCGCCAGATCGCCACCAACGCTGGTGACGAAGCTTCGATCGTTGTCGGCAAGATCCTCGACAAGAACGAAGAGAACTTCGGCTACAACGCCCAGACGTCCGAATATGGCGACATGATCGCCATGGGTATCGTCGACCCGGTCAAGGTTGTCCGTACGGCTCTGCAGAACGCAGCTTCGGTTGCTTCGCTGCTGATCACCACGGAAGCCATGATTGCCGAGCTTCCGAAGAAGGAAGCTGCCGGCGGCATGCCTGACATGGGCGGCATGGGCGGTATGGGCGGCATGATGTAA
- a CDS encoding ATP phosphoribosyltransferase regulatory subunit, with product MALINLPAFSNDLLSLFEKLKTERVDTPVIQPAEPFLDIAGEDLRRRIFMTESETGASLCLRPEFTIPVCLRHLETATGTPKRYAYLGEVFRQRREGSNEFYQAGIEDLGEGDIASADARAIADADRILKALLPGSSLAVVIGDQAVFEAVVQALGLPGGWQKRLVQAFGDMQQLDGLLKKLAQPETVGGLGADVAAMLAAGNDEELVAHIDRTMQETGYSTNASRAPADIARRLKEKLSLAETHLSDQQIGILKTFLRLDVSLAEASTALSQFAAATGLKIDAALNHFDRRIAALANAGMDLGAIRYKAAFGRPLDYYTGLVFEISVAGSDAVLAGGGRFDRLLTLLGAKDRIPAVGFSLWLDRIEAAKPSGAGQ from the coding sequence ATGGCCCTGATCAACCTTCCCGCCTTCTCCAATGATCTTCTCTCCCTCTTCGAAAAGCTGAAGACCGAGCGGGTCGACACGCCGGTGATCCAGCCGGCCGAGCCGTTTCTGGATATCGCCGGCGAAGACCTGCGCCGCCGCATCTTCATGACGGAGAGCGAGACCGGCGCCAGCCTGTGTCTGCGGCCGGAGTTCACCATTCCCGTCTGCCTGCGCCATCTGGAAACCGCGACCGGCACGCCGAAGCGCTATGCCTATCTCGGCGAAGTCTTCCGCCAGCGCCGCGAAGGCTCCAACGAATTCTACCAGGCCGGCATCGAGGATCTGGGTGAGGGGGACATTGCGAGCGCCGACGCCCGGGCCATCGCCGATGCCGATCGCATCCTGAAGGCGCTGCTGCCGGGTTCGTCGCTTGCCGTCGTCATCGGCGATCAGGCCGTCTTCGAGGCCGTGGTGCAGGCCTTGGGCTTGCCCGGCGGCTGGCAGAAGCGCCTCGTCCAGGCCTTCGGCGACATGCAGCAGCTCGACGGGTTGTTGAAGAAGCTGGCGCAGCCGGAAACGGTCGGTGGACTTGGCGCCGATGTCGCTGCCATGCTCGCCGCCGGCAATGACGAGGAACTCGTCGCCCATATCGACCGGACGATGCAGGAAACCGGCTATTCGACCAATGCGTCGCGCGCGCCGGCGGATATAGCAAGGCGCCTGAAGGAAAAGCTGTCGCTCGCCGAAACGCACCTTTCCGACCAGCAGATCGGTATCCTCAAGACCTTCCTGCGCCTCGACGTCTCGCTCGCCGAAGCCTCCACGGCGTTGTCCCAGTTCGCCGCGGCGACGGGCTTGAAGATCGATGCCGCGCTCAATCATTTCGACCGGCGCATCGCCGCACTTGCCAATGCCGGCATGGACCTTGGCGCCATCCGCTACAAGGCGGCCTTCGGCCGTCCGCTGGATTACTATACCGGGCTGGTCTTCGAGATCAGCGTTGCCGGCAGCGATGCGGTGCTGGCCGGTGGCGGCCGTTTCGACCGGCTGTTGACGCTGCTCGGTGCGAAGGACCGCATCCCGGCCGTCGGCTTCTCGCTGTGGCTGGACCGCATCGAAGCCGCAAAACCTTCGGGAGCGGGCCAATGA
- a CDS encoding YeeE/YedE family protein, translated as MTDFTPLASFAGGLLIGLAAVLLMLSWGRIAGMTAIVGGLLPPFDKDWAWKAAFLAGAIGLPLVIRLAGGIIEYTVPVSTGTLVIGGLITGIGVTFGSGCTSGHGICGIARFSRRSIAATATFMAFAFLTVFILRHVIGGGF; from the coding sequence TTGACCGACTTTACCCCGCTTGCCTCCTTTGCCGGTGGCCTTCTGATCGGCCTTGCCGCCGTCCTGCTCATGCTGTCCTGGGGCCGCATCGCCGGCATGACGGCGATCGTCGGCGGGCTGCTGCCGCCGTTTGACAAGGACTGGGCGTGGAAAGCCGCATTTCTTGCCGGCGCCATCGGCCTTCCGCTGGTCATAAGGCTCGCCGGCGGCATCATCGAATACACCGTGCCGGTTTCGACCGGTACACTGGTGATCGGCGGCCTCATCACCGGCATCGGCGTCACCTTCGGCTCCGGCTGCACGTCCGGCCATGGCATTTGCGGCATAGCCCGCTTCTCGCGCCGCTCGATTGCGGCGACGGCCACCTTCATGGCGTTTGCGTTCCTGACAGTCTTCATCCTGCGCCACGTGATTGGGGGAGGCTTCTGA
- a CDS encoding TIGR01459 family HAD-type hydrolase: MADRISTLTDVSVGYDVILCDVWGVLHDGISAFPLAAEALAKARTKGATVVLITNSPRPYPGVVSQLRMIGVPDDAYDRIVTSGDVTRHLIAEGPKKVFLLGPERDLPLLDGLGVEVVGEADATCVVCTGFYDDETETPEDYRDMLMRLRDRNVPMICANPDLVVERGHKIIPCAGAMAALYVELGGESRIAGKPHRPIYEAAIAEAREARGDFDLSRVMAIGDGMPTDVRGAINYGLDLLYISGGIHVREYSVDGRIDDAALDAYLRREGAAPKWWMPRLA, from the coding sequence ATGGCAGACCGCATTTCGACCCTGACGGACGTTTCCGTGGGCTATGACGTGATCCTCTGCGATGTATGGGGCGTTCTTCATGACGGCATCAGTGCGTTTCCGCTGGCCGCCGAAGCGCTGGCAAAGGCGCGGACCAAGGGCGCGACCGTCGTCCTCATCACCAATTCGCCGCGGCCTTATCCCGGCGTCGTCAGCCAGTTGCGGATGATCGGCGTCCCGGACGATGCCTATGACCGGATCGTCACCTCGGGCGATGTCACCCGTCACCTCATTGCCGAGGGTCCGAAGAAGGTCTTCCTGCTCGGCCCGGAGCGCGACCTGCCGCTTCTGGATGGTCTGGGCGTCGAGGTGGTCGGCGAGGCCGACGCCACATGCGTGGTCTGCACCGGCTTCTACGACGATGAAACCGAGACGCCGGAAGACTATCGCGACATGCTGATGCGCCTGCGTGATCGGAATGTCCCGATGATCTGCGCAAACCCCGACCTGGTCGTCGAGCGCGGCCACAAGATCATTCCCTGTGCCGGCGCCATGGCGGCGCTCTATGTCGAGCTCGGCGGCGAGAGTCGCATCGCCGGCAAGCCGCATCGGCCGATCTACGAGGCGGCGATTGCGGAGGCCCGCGAGGCGCGCGGTGATTTCGACCTGTCGCGCGTCATGGCCATCGGCGACGGCATGCCGACGGACGTGCGCGGTGCGATCAACTACGGCCTCGACCTCCTTTATATCAGCGGCGGCATCCACGTCCGCGAATATTCCGTCGACGGCCGGATCGATGATGCGGCGCTGGACGCCTATCTCAGGCGGGAAGGCGCTGCCCCCAAATGGTGGATGCCGAGGCTGGCGTAA
- the groES gene encoding co-chaperone GroES has product MASTNFRPLHDRVVVKRVESEEKTKGGIIIPDTAKEKPAEGEVIAVGPGARDENGKQVALDVKVGDRVLFGKWSGTEVKLDGVDLLIMKEADIMGVIG; this is encoded by the coding sequence ATGGCAAGCACCAATTTCCGTCCGCTGCACGACCGCGTTGTAGTCAAGCGCGTCGAGTCTGAAGAAAAGACCAAGGGCGGCATCATCATTCCGGACACCGCCAAGGAAAAGCCGGCTGAAGGCGAAGTCATCGCCGTTGGTCCGGGCGCCCGTGACGAAAACGGCAAGCAGGTTGCACTCGACGTCAAGGTCGGCGACCGCGTTCTGTTCGGCAAGTGGTCGGGCACCGAAGTCAAGCTCGATGGCGTCGACCTTCTGATCATGAAGGAAGCCGACATCATGGGCGTTATCGGCTAA
- a CDS encoding bifunctional riboflavin kinase/FAD synthetase produces MTVFHRNEKKEPLPDSLKGGVVAIGNFDGVHRGHQSVLNRALEIAESRGLPALVLSFEPHPRTVFRPDQPVFRLSPAPMKARLLEALGFKAVIEYPFDLDFSGRSADEFIQSVLKDWLHVSHVVTGFDFHFGKGREGGPAFLMAAGEANGFGVSLVDAFRDENAAVISSSRIRQLLADGDVAEVAGLLGYRYTVEGEVIKGAQLGRTLGYPTANMALPPESALKPGIYAVRLRRPDGMLHDGVASFGFRPTVTENGEALLETFVFDFTGDLYGEVCSVSFFGFLREEMKFSGLEPLVEQMKTDEAEARALLAGVKPLGELDAKIAF; encoded by the coding sequence ATGACCGTCTTTCACCGCAACGAGAAGAAGGAACCGCTGCCCGACAGCCTGAAGGGCGGCGTCGTGGCGATCGGCAATTTCGACGGTGTTCATCGCGGCCATCAATCCGTCCTGAACCGTGCCCTGGAAATCGCCGAAAGCCGCGGTCTGCCGGCGCTGGTCTTGAGCTTCGAGCCGCATCCGCGCACGGTCTTCCGGCCCGATCAGCCGGTCTTTCGCCTGTCGCCGGCGCCGATGAAGGCGCGCCTTCTCGAAGCGCTCGGCTTCAAGGCGGTCATCGAATACCCCTTCGATCTCGATTTTTCCGGCCGCTCGGCCGACGAATTCATCCAGTCGGTCCTGAAGGACTGGCTGCACGTCTCGCACGTCGTCACCGGCTTCGATTTTCATTTCGGCAAGGGCCGCGAGGGCGGACCGGCCTTCCTGATGGCAGCCGGTGAGGCCAATGGTTTCGGCGTGTCTTTGGTCGATGCGTTCCGCGACGAAAACGCGGCGGTCATTTCATCGAGCCGCATTCGCCAGCTTCTGGCCGATGGCGACGTTGCGGAAGTCGCAGGCCTGCTCGGCTATCGCTATACGGTCGAAGGCGAGGTCATAAAGGGTGCGCAACTGGGCCGCACGCTCGGCTACCCGACCGCGAACATGGCGCTGCCGCCGGAATCGGCCCTGAAGCCCGGCATCTATGCGGTCAGGCTGCGCCGCCCGGACGGCATGCTGCATGACGGCGTGGCAAGCTTCGGTTTCCGCCCGACGGTCACCGAAAACGGCGAAGCGCTGCTGGAAACCTTCGTCTTCGACTTCACCGGCGATCTCTATGGCGAGGTCTGTTCGGTCTCCTTCTTCGGCTTCCTCAGAGAGGAGATGAAGTTCTCCGGCCTCGAGCCGCTGGTCGAACAGATGAAAACGGACGAGGCGGAGGCGAGGGCGCTTCTGGCCGGCGTCAAGCCACTCGGTGAACTGGACGCTAAGATCGCCTTTTGA
- a CDS encoding DUF6691 family protein gives MRYPVAFLAGALFGLGIIFSGMANPSKVLNFFDLAGTFDPSLLFVMAGALSVAIPGYALIFRKVSKPLFDQTFQLPRAKTIDARLIGGSAVFGIGWGIAGFCPGASIPAIGLGHPSALLFVAALLAGMWIARMIGKADFFSSRSGGEAGGKA, from the coding sequence ATGCGCTATCCCGTCGCTTTCCTCGCTGGCGCGCTCTTCGGCCTCGGCATCATCTTCTCCGGCATGGCCAACCCGTCGAAGGTCCTCAACTTCTTCGATCTTGCCGGGACCTTCGATCCCAGCCTCCTCTTCGTCATGGCGGGCGCCCTGTCGGTCGCCATTCCGGGCTATGCGCTGATTTTCCGAAAGGTGAGCAAGCCGCTTTTCGACCAGACATTCCAGCTTCCCAGGGCAAAGACGATCGACGCCCGGCTGATTGGCGGCTCGGCCGTCTTCGGCATCGGCTGGGGCATTGCCGGCTTCTGCCCCGGCGCCTCCATTCCGGCGATCGGCCTCGGTCACCCCTCGGCCCTTCTCTTCGTCGCAGCCCTTCTTGCCGGCATGTGGATCGCCCGCATGATCGGCAAGGCCGACTTCTTCTCCAGCCGCTCGGGAGGCGAGGCGGGAGGCAAGGCATAA
- a CDS encoding DoxX family protein has product MSSTNNAILLIARILLSFMFILSGFGKLTDPAATAGMISGAGLPAATLLAYLAGLFELVTGLAVLVGFQTRIVGWALALFCVFTGLVFHSGTVAIDGWPEGALGWINTLNQIMLMKNLTLAGAYIFLATFGPGAYSLDARRGASFATA; this is encoded by the coding sequence ATGTCCTCTACCAACAATGCAATCCTGCTGATTGCCCGCATTCTTCTGTCCTTCATGTTCATTCTGTCGGGCTTCGGCAAGCTGACCGACCCGGCCGCGACCGCCGGCATGATCTCGGGCGCCGGCCTTCCGGCCGCGACCCTGCTTGCCTATCTCGCCGGCCTCTTCGAGCTGGTCACCGGTCTTGCCGTCCTTGTCGGCTTCCAGACCCGTATCGTCGGCTGGGCGCTGGCTCTCTTCTGCGTGTTCACCGGTCTCGTCTTCCATTCCGGTACGGTTGCCATTGACGGCTGGCCGGAAGGTGCTCTCGGCTGGATCAACACGCTGAACCAGATCATGCTGATGAAGAACCTGACGCTTGCCGGCGCCTACATCTTCCTCGCCACCTTCGGCCCGGGCGCCTACTCCCTCGACGCCCGTCGCGGCGCCTCGTTCGCGACCGCCTGA
- the hisG gene encoding ATP phosphoribosyltransferase gives MTITIALPSKGRMKDDASAIFERAGMKIVAVGNDRSYRGRVDGWDDIEIAFLSASEISREVGNGTVDFGVTGEDLMREGIPAVDDKVEFCARLGFGHADVVVAVPEIWLDVDTMADLGDVAADFRARHRRRLTVATKYWRLTQQFFSRQHGIQLYRIVESLGATEGAPAAGQADIIVDITSTGSTLKANHLKVLSDGVILKSEACLVRARKAEHDADPTVAKIIESVRSVL, from the coding sequence ATGACCATCACCATCGCTCTCCCGTCCAAGGGACGCATGAAGGACGACGCCTCGGCGATCTTCGAGCGCGCCGGAATGAAGATCGTCGCCGTCGGCAACGACCGCTCCTATCGCGGCCGCGTCGATGGCTGGGACGATATCGAGATCGCCTTCCTCTCGGCCTCCGAAATCTCGCGTGAAGTCGGCAACGGCACCGTCGATTTCGGCGTCACCGGCGAGGATCTGATGCGCGAAGGCATTCCGGCCGTCGACGACAAGGTCGAGTTCTGCGCCCGTCTGGGCTTCGGTCATGCCGATGTCGTCGTCGCGGTGCCGGAAATCTGGCTCGATGTCGACACCATGGCCGACCTCGGCGATGTCGCCGCCGATTTCCGCGCCCGCCATCGCCGCCGCCTGACGGTGGCAACGAAATACTGGCGCCTGACGCAGCAGTTCTTCTCGCGCCAGCACGGCATCCAGCTCTACCGGATCGTCGAAAGCCTTGGTGCCACCGAAGGCGCGCCCGCCGCCGGCCAGGCCGATATCATCGTCGATATCACCTCGACCGGCTCGACGCTCAAGGCCAACCACCTGAAGGTTCTCTCCGACGGGGTGATCCTGAAATCGGAAGCCTGCCTGGTGCGCGCCCGCAAGGCCGAGCACGACGCCGACCCGACGGTCGCCAAGATCATCGAATCCGTCCGTTCGGTGCTGTAA